A window of Actinomadura rubteroloni contains these coding sequences:
- a CDS encoding glycosyltransferase family 2 protein codes for MTGPSAGGPGAPRPGAGTTVVIATRDRREELLRTVARLRGLPEQPEVVVVDNGSRDGTADAVRALGDPGTTVLGLARNLGAPARNLGVAAARTPYVAFSDDDSWWEPGSLARAAAEFDAHPRLGLIAARTLVGAARDPDPINAAMTDTPLPPGPRPLPGPPVLGFLACAAVVRREAFLSVGGFSAVLFFVGEERLLAYDLAAAGWDRCHVPGVVAVHEPSPRRQGAGARRSAELRNTVLTAWLRRPAALAARETARLAAAAPGDGDARRALAGALRRLPAALAGRRRLPPPVERAAGLIDRHVPEPVP; via the coding sequence GTGACGGGACCGTCCGCCGGGGGGCCGGGCGCCCCCCGGCCCGGCGCGGGCACGACGGTCGTCATCGCGACCCGCGACCGCCGCGAGGAACTGCTGCGGACGGTCGCCAGGCTGCGCGGCCTGCCCGAACAGCCCGAGGTCGTCGTCGTGGACAACGGGTCGCGGGACGGGACGGCCGACGCCGTCCGCGCGCTCGGTGACCCCGGCACGACCGTCCTCGGCCTGGCCCGCAACCTCGGCGCGCCCGCCCGCAACCTCGGCGTGGCCGCCGCCCGCACCCCGTACGTCGCGTTCAGCGACGACGACTCCTGGTGGGAGCCGGGCTCGCTCGCCCGCGCGGCGGCCGAGTTCGACGCCCATCCCCGGCTCGGACTGATCGCGGCGCGCACGCTCGTCGGCGCCGCCCGCGACCCCGACCCGATCAACGCCGCGATGACGGACACGCCGCTGCCGCCGGGGCCCCGGCCGCTGCCGGGACCGCCGGTGCTCGGCTTCCTGGCGTGCGCGGCGGTCGTCCGGCGGGAGGCGTTCCTGTCCGTCGGCGGGTTCAGCGCGGTGCTGTTCTTCGTCGGCGAGGAGCGGCTGCTCGCCTACGACCTGGCCGCCGCGGGCTGGGACCGCTGCCATGTGCCGGGCGTCGTGGCCGTCCACGAGCCGTCGCCGCGCCGCCAGGGGGCGGGCGCGCGGCGCAGCGCCGAGCTGCGCAACACCGTGCTCACCGCCTGGCTGCGGCGGCCCGCCGCGCTGGCCGCCCGCGAGACCGCGCGGCTCGCCGCCGCCGCGCCCGGCGACGGCGACGCCCGCCGCGCCCTGGCCGGTGCGCTGCGCCGGCTGCCCGCCGCACTGGCCGGGCGCCGCCGCCTGCCGCCGCCGGTGGAGCGCGCGGCCGGGCTCATCGACCGCCACGTGCCGGAGCCGGTGCCGTGA
- a CDS encoding glycosyltransferase family 2 protein: MTVVIITRNRCGELLHVLGRMTSVPEGPRVIVMDNGSTDGTASAVAEAFPGVEVTALRDNLGAVARNLAVERVTTPYVAFCDDDTWWEPGSLARAADHLDAHPTVASVTALIRVEPDGTEDPITPELRHSPVPGPDGLPGPALLGILAGASMLRVSAFREAGGFSERLGFGGEEELLSLDLAAAGWWLCWTEDVVVHHAASTVRDPRSRRRRGIRNTLWTAWLRRPGLDAVRRTGTLLRSVPRDAASAAAVAEAVRGLPWVLRERRPVPARVAFGLRLLEDSQRRSPARRYVG, translated from the coding sequence ATGACGGTCGTCATCATCACCCGCAACCGGTGCGGCGAACTGCTCCACGTGCTGGGGCGCATGACGTCCGTCCCGGAGGGCCCGCGCGTGATCGTCATGGACAACGGGTCGACCGACGGCACCGCGTCCGCCGTCGCCGAGGCGTTCCCCGGCGTCGAGGTCACCGCGCTGCGCGACAACCTCGGCGCGGTCGCCCGCAACCTCGCCGTCGAGCGCGTCACCACGCCCTACGTCGCGTTCTGCGACGACGACACCTGGTGGGAGCCGGGGTCGCTGGCCCGCGCCGCCGACCACCTCGACGCCCATCCGACGGTGGCGTCGGTGACGGCCCTGATCCGCGTCGAGCCGGACGGCACCGAGGACCCCATTACGCCCGAGCTGCGGCACTCGCCCGTCCCCGGCCCCGACGGGCTGCCCGGCCCGGCGCTGCTCGGCATCCTCGCGGGCGCGTCGATGCTGCGCGTGTCGGCGTTCCGGGAGGCGGGCGGGTTCTCCGAACGACTCGGCTTCGGCGGCGAGGAGGAACTGCTCAGCCTGGACCTCGCGGCGGCGGGCTGGTGGCTGTGCTGGACGGAGGACGTCGTCGTGCACCACGCGGCGTCGACCGTCCGGGACCCGCGCAGCCGCCGCAGGCGCGGGATCCGCAACACCCTCTGGACGGCCTGGCTGCGGCGGCCGGGCCTGGACGCCGTCCGCCGGACCGGGACGCTGCTGCGGTCGGTGCCGCGCGACGCGGCGAGCGCGGCGGCCGTCGCCGAGGCCGTGCGGGGCCTGCCGTGGGTGCTGCGCGAGCGGCGGCCCGTCCCCGCGCGCGTGGCGTTCGGGCTGCGGCTGCTGGAGGACTCCCAGCGGCGCTCACCCGCGCGCCGGTATGTCGGATGA
- a CDS encoding CDGSH iron-sulfur domain-containing protein produces MVQRVTQVKNGPLLVEGPVEIVQDDGTTVRSDRFVVALCTCRRSRTAPFCDTSHRRKVRGDD; encoded by the coding sequence ATGGTGCAGAGGGTCACGCAGGTGAAGAACGGGCCGCTTCTCGTGGAGGGGCCGGTGGAGATCGTCCAGGACGACGGGACGACCGTCCGGTCCGATCGGTTCGTCGTCGCACTGTGCACATGCCGCCGCAGCCGCACCGCGCCGTTCTGCGACACCAGCCACCGGCGCAAGGTCCGCGGCGACGACTAG
- a CDS encoding CBS domain-containing protein, with product MSQQIRDIMTESPLCVQPDTVVTDIAGKMRDQDVGAVLVTDDGELLGVVTDRDLVTRFLADGGDPGTATAGSIASAADFTVAPDDEVSRAVDLMRDQAVRRLPVVENGRPVGIVSIGDLAIERDERSALADISAAPANK from the coding sequence ATGAGCCAGCAGATCCGCGACATCATGACCGAATCCCCGCTGTGCGTGCAGCCCGACACCGTGGTGACGGACATCGCGGGGAAGATGCGCGACCAGGACGTCGGGGCGGTGCTCGTCACCGACGACGGTGAGCTGCTGGGCGTCGTGACCGACCGCGACCTGGTGACGCGTTTCCTGGCCGACGGCGGCGACCCCGGGACGGCGACGGCCGGGTCGATCGCCAGCGCCGCCGATTTCACGGTCGCGCCGGACGACGAGGTCTCGCGCGCCGTGGACCTGATGCGGGACCAGGCGGTGCGGCGGCTGCCGGTGGTCGAGAACGGCCGTCCGGTCGGCATCGTGTCGATCGGCGACCTCGCGATCGAGCGGGACGAGCGCTCGGCCCTCGCCGACATCAGCGCCGCCCCGGCCAACAAGTGA
- a CDS encoding universal stress protein — MAGNEHRPVLVGTDGSPGGARAVEWAADDAARRGRELHVLYADGEWPMGVESPPDRPEGRELGDGRNKVIEEACAIAAHRRPDLPVSGEALTADPVRALLAESPRAFETVIGSRGLGGFAGMMLGSVALRVAGRAAGPVVVVRGEKPPEGGHGEVIAGVDLSERTHDVLEYAYDAAELRGARLRIVCGFHAAPSLVASGRFVDIDGVEDSLRAQMSDVRRDFGEQRPKVDVVDVLVRDHPVHALAERSHEADLVVVGARGLGRMRSMLLGSISHGVLHHAHCPVAVVTSRTEPYE, encoded by the coding sequence ATGGCAGGGAACGAGCACCGCCCGGTCCTTGTGGGGACGGACGGATCGCCGGGCGGCGCCCGCGCCGTGGAGTGGGCCGCCGACGACGCCGCGCGGCGCGGCCGGGAACTGCACGTGCTCTACGCCGACGGCGAGTGGCCGATGGGCGTGGAGTCGCCGCCCGACCGGCCCGAGGGCCGCGAACTCGGCGACGGCCGCAACAAGGTGATCGAGGAGGCGTGCGCCATCGCCGCGCACCGTCGGCCGGACCTGCCCGTCTCGGGCGAGGCGCTGACCGCCGACCCGGTGCGGGCGCTGCTCGCCGAGTCGCCGCGCGCGTTCGAGACCGTCATCGGCAGCCGGGGGCTCGGCGGGTTCGCGGGTATGATGCTCGGCTCGGTGGCGCTGCGCGTGGCGGGCCGGGCCGCCGGCCCGGTCGTCGTCGTGCGCGGCGAGAAGCCGCCCGAGGGCGGGCACGGCGAGGTGATCGCGGGCGTGGACCTGTCCGAGCGGACGCACGACGTCCTCGAATACGCCTACGATGCCGCCGAACTGCGCGGCGCGCGGCTGCGGATCGTCTGCGGCTTTCACGCGGCGCCCTCGCTCGTGGCCTCCGGCCGCTTCGTCGACATCGACGGCGTCGAGGACTCCCTCCGCGCCCAGATGAGCGACGTGCGCCGTGACTTCGGCGAGCAGCGGCCCAAGGTGGACGTGGTGGACGTCCTGGTACGCGACCATCCCGTCCACGCCCTGGCCGAACGCTCCCACGAGGCCGACCTGGTCGTCGTCGGCGCCCGCGGCCTCGGCCGGATGCGCTCCATGCTGCTCGGCTCGATCAGCCACGGCGTGCTCCACCACGCCCACTGCCCGGTGGCCGTGGTGACGTCCCGCACCGAACCCTACGAATGA
- a CDS encoding SigB/SigF/SigG family RNA polymerase sigma factor, with amino-acid sequence MTAFTSPTNLRTDPRTDTADRPGTDETGPTIEERLAEMRGLREGPRRDRAREEIIVSCVPTVQRIARRFASRGESVDDLFQVGMLGLISAVDRFEPDRGTRFFAYATPTVVGEIKRHFRDRGWAVRPPRGVQERWAELNEARGRLSQSLGRSPTIADLAADLDTDEEEIIEAIQAGDEYHLCSLDRSVDDDPDSPTVAETIATLDTEPDVIDSRESVKPVLNRLAARERQILLLRFYGNKTQREIAAIVGLSQMHVSRLIRDSLALLRAAAEGEDDPGPADERRPRAARRTRTVQTVTETRTTTRTTTRTTARAGGRRKAHSRRPAG; translated from the coding sequence ATGACAGCTTTCACGAGTCCCACGAACCTTCGTACCGACCCGCGTACTGACACGGCGGACCGGCCCGGCACGGACGAGACCGGACCGACGATCGAGGAGCGCCTCGCCGAGATGCGGGGCCTGCGGGAGGGCCCGCGCCGGGACCGGGCCCGCGAGGAGATCATCGTCTCGTGCGTCCCGACGGTGCAGCGGATCGCGCGCCGGTTCGCGTCCCGGGGCGAGAGCGTGGACGACCTCTTCCAGGTCGGGATGCTCGGCCTCATCTCGGCGGTGGACCGCTTCGAGCCCGACCGCGGCACCCGCTTCTTCGCCTACGCGACGCCGACCGTGGTCGGCGAGATCAAGCGCCACTTCCGCGACCGGGGCTGGGCGGTGCGCCCGCCGCGCGGCGTCCAGGAGCGCTGGGCCGAGCTGAACGAGGCGCGCGGCCGGCTCAGCCAGTCGCTCGGCCGGTCGCCGACGATCGCCGACCTCGCGGCCGACCTGGACACCGACGAGGAGGAGATCATCGAGGCGATCCAGGCGGGGGACGAGTACCACCTGTGCTCCCTGGACCGCAGCGTGGACGACGACCCCGACAGCCCGACCGTCGCCGAGACGATCGCGACGCTCGACACCGAGCCGGACGTCATCGACTCGCGCGAGTCGGTCAAGCCGGTGCTCAACCGGCTCGCCGCGCGGGAGCGGCAGATCCTGCTGCTGCGCTTCTACGGCAACAAGACGCAGCGGGAGATCGCCGCGATCGTCGGGCTCTCGCAGATGCACGTGTCCCGGCTGATCCGCGACAGCCTGGCGCTGCTGCGGGCCGCCGCCGAGGGCGAGGACGACCCGGGGCCCGCCGACGAGCGGCGTCCGCGCGCGGCACGCCGGACGCGCACGGTCCAGACCGTCACCGAGACCCGGACCACCACCCGGACGACCACGCGCACCACGGCGCGGGCGGGCGGACGCCGCAAGGCGCATAGCAGACGTCCCGCCGGGTAG
- a CDS encoding cupin domain-containing protein: MTSSSATPAGDAAWHARIEHVRGRDLTPDTAQTPGMLRFEAVSGTTVGSQRLWMGRTHVAPATSSGDHHHGEAETAIYVVSGRPVFVFADGDAEVRLQTEPGDYIFVPPYVPHREENPSPDEEAVVVIARSTQEGVVVNLPSLWADVERPA; encoded by the coding sequence GTGACCTCCAGCAGTGCGACCCCGGCGGGCGACGCGGCCTGGCACGCGCGCATCGAGCATGTGCGCGGGCGTGACCTCACGCCGGACACGGCCCAGACGCCCGGGATGCTGAGATTCGAGGCGGTCTCCGGGACGACCGTGGGCTCGCAGCGGCTCTGGATGGGCCGCACGCACGTCGCGCCCGCCACCAGCTCCGGTGACCACCACCACGGCGAGGCCGAGACGGCGATCTACGTCGTGTCCGGCCGGCCGGTGTTCGTCTTCGCGGACGGCGACGCGGAAGTGCGCCTACAGACCGAGCCGGGCGACTACATCTTCGTGCCCCCGTACGTACCGCACCGCGAGGAGAACCCGTCCCCCGACGAAGAGGCCGTCGTCGTCATCGCGCGCAGCACCCAGGAAGGCGTCGTGGTGAACCTGCCCAGCCTTTGGGCGGACGTCGAACGACCCGCCTGA
- a CDS encoding TetR/AcrR family transcriptional regulator has protein sequence MTQPKSPWAARTARAGRDHETRTLLLSCAEKVFARLGYARTTVADITAEAHVSRATFYVYFASREDVFRAVAGRVRDAFLAAHEIPDAGDHDGLARASIAAFLSAVAEHRELLTVLEHQALADPAIAAIVTEIRERPLRRGTRYVERLTARGEARPAASPRAVAEAAYAMIDRFARTIDGPAAFERALDDVTAMYLRLLFPDRP, from the coding sequence ATGACGCAGCCGAAGTCCCCGTGGGCGGCCCGCACCGCCCGGGCCGGCCGCGACCACGAGACCCGGACGCTCCTGCTCTCCTGCGCCGAGAAGGTCTTCGCCCGGCTCGGCTACGCGCGCACGACCGTCGCGGACATCACGGCCGAGGCGCACGTGTCCCGCGCGACGTTCTACGTCTACTTCGCGTCCCGCGAGGACGTGTTCCGCGCCGTCGCGGGCCGGGTCCGCGACGCGTTCCTCGCCGCGCACGAGATCCCCGACGCGGGCGACCACGACGGCCTGGCCCGCGCGTCGATCGCCGCGTTCCTCAGCGCCGTCGCCGAGCACCGCGAGCTGCTGACCGTGCTCGAGCACCAGGCGCTCGCCGACCCGGCGATCGCCGCGATCGTGACGGAGATCCGGGAGCGTCCGCTGCGCCGCGGCACCCGCTACGTCGAACGGCTCACGGCGCGCGGCGAGGCGCGTCCGGCCGCGTCGCCGCGCGCGGTGGCGGAGGCCGCGTACGCGATGATCGACCGGTTCGCCCGCACCATCGACGGTCCGGCCGCTTTCGAGCGGGCGCTGGACGACGTCACCGCGATGTACCTGCGCCTTCTCTTCCCCGACCGTCCCTGA
- a CDS encoding iron-containing redox enzyme family protein, protein MTADLPAPRGPLSEALLDVLRGPAGTPAAAEALAAAPAADDPFGDDLHLALHLCYELHYQGLTGVDGGWEWDPALLGLRAAMERTFLAELRDGTPGKDVDDVLDALLIEHLDARGASHHLRDKGEMWQMREYLAHRSIYQLKESDPQAFAVPRLTGAPKAALAAVQYDEFGGGRADRMHARLFADLMEETDLDPSYGAYVNVVPAPMLAITNMMSLFALHRALRGAILGHFAVLEITSSPGSERMCRALRRLGVAERGVRFYAEHVEADAVHEQVLRRDVIGGLLDAEPELAPDVALGAEATVLLEERLDDHLLGCWDASRTSLLRPL, encoded by the coding sequence ATGACCGCCGACCTTCCGGCCCCCCGCGGCCCGCTCAGCGAAGCGCTCCTGGACGTGCTGCGCGGCCCGGCCGGGACCCCGGCGGCGGCCGAGGCGCTCGCCGCCGCCCCGGCGGCGGACGACCCGTTCGGCGACGACCTCCACCTCGCCCTGCACCTCTGCTACGAGCTGCATTACCAGGGCCTCACGGGCGTGGACGGCGGATGGGAGTGGGATCCCGCGCTGCTCGGGCTGCGCGCCGCGATGGAGCGGACGTTCCTCGCCGAGCTGCGGGACGGCACCCCCGGCAAGGACGTGGACGACGTCCTGGACGCGCTGCTCATCGAGCACCTGGACGCGCGCGGCGCCTCCCACCACCTGCGCGACAAGGGCGAGATGTGGCAGATGCGGGAGTATCTGGCGCACCGGTCGATCTACCAGCTCAAAGAGTCCGATCCGCAGGCGTTCGCCGTCCCTAGGCTGACAGGGGCACCGAAAGCGGCGCTGGCAGCGGTCCAGTACGACGAATTCGGTGGCGGCCGCGCCGACCGCATGCACGCCCGCCTGTTCGCCGACCTCATGGAAGAGACGGACCTCGACCCGTCCTACGGCGCGTACGTGAACGTGGTGCCCGCGCCGATGCTCGCGATCACGAACATGATGTCGCTGTTCGCGCTCCACCGGGCGCTGCGCGGGGCGATCCTCGGCCACTTCGCGGTCCTGGAGATCACGAGCAGCCCGGGGTCGGAGCGGATGTGCCGGGCGCTGCGGCGCCTCGGCGTCGCCGAGCGCGGCGTGCGGTTCTACGCCGAGCACGTGGAGGCGGACGCCGTCCACGAGCAGGTGCTGCGCCGCGACGTCATCGGTGGGCTGCTGGACGCGGAGCCCGAACTGGCGCCGGACGTGGCGCTCGGCGCGGAGGCGACGGTCCTGCTGGAGGAGCGGCTGGACGATCACCTGCTCGGCTGCTGGGACGCGTCCCGCACGTCCCTGCTCCGCCCGCTCTGA